One Mycolicibacterium crocinum DNA window includes the following coding sequences:
- a CDS encoding bifunctional 3-(3-hydroxy-phenyl)propionate/3-hydroxycinnamic acid hydroxylase: MSALPAFVPVVIVGAGPTGIAAATKLAQYGIQCLLLDRWVDVYPQPRAVHLDDEVFRLLAGLGIAEEFAAISRPARGLQLRDPSMRVLAEFRREGDETANGYPQANMFDQPELERLLRNNLKKYPEAVLFGNAEVVEAVQISTDRARVTVQDRLSGEQHSVQARFVLGCDGANSLVRRAIGAHMNDLKFQQRWLVADVATDADLRQWDGVHQVCDPDRAATYMRIGADRYRWEFRLREDETADTYGTLSALYPLIRPWVEQVAVDELKLVRVAEYTFRAQVATHWRQSSMFILGDAAHLTPPFIGQGLCAGLRDAVNLAWKLAGVINGWLPESVLDSYEAERKPHARNLIRFALAVGAAMTAGGRAGDLLRRLVVPRLHVIPGVREKIVDSATPALRGSELVIRSLRLRQLAGTLCPNPLMLDGKRFDEFVGQRFAVVTAVPLNRSQRDDVDRAGAVVITAPPGTTLAQWLQSGRSSAAAVRPDRTVLTAGRTLSEVLDAVPVFAPR, translated from the coding sequence ATGAGCGCTCTGCCCGCCTTCGTGCCTGTGGTAATCGTCGGCGCGGGGCCGACAGGCATCGCGGCGGCAACGAAGCTGGCGCAGTACGGCATTCAGTGCCTGCTGCTCGACCGCTGGGTCGATGTCTATCCGCAACCGCGCGCCGTGCACCTCGACGACGAGGTGTTCCGACTTCTGGCGGGGTTGGGTATCGCCGAGGAGTTCGCGGCGATCTCCCGGCCGGCCCGCGGGCTGCAGCTCCGCGATCCGAGCATGCGGGTGCTCGCCGAATTCCGCCGCGAGGGTGATGAGACCGCCAACGGCTACCCACAGGCCAACATGTTCGACCAGCCGGAGCTCGAGCGGCTGTTGCGAAACAACCTGAAGAAGTATCCAGAAGCCGTGTTGTTCGGCAACGCCGAGGTCGTCGAAGCCGTCCAGATCAGCACCGACCGCGCCCGGGTCACCGTACAGGACCGGCTCAGCGGTGAGCAGCACAGCGTGCAGGCTCGCTTTGTACTCGGCTGCGACGGGGCGAACAGTCTGGTGCGCAGGGCTATCGGCGCCCACATGAACGATTTGAAGTTTCAGCAGCGTTGGCTGGTCGCCGACGTGGCGACCGATGCCGACCTGCGCCAGTGGGACGGCGTGCACCAGGTGTGCGATCCCGACCGCGCCGCCACGTATATGCGGATCGGGGCGGATCGCTATCGATGGGAGTTCCGGCTGCGCGAGGACGAAACCGCCGACACCTACGGCACGCTCTCAGCGCTGTATCCGCTGATTCGACCGTGGGTGGAACAGGTGGCCGTCGACGAACTGAAACTCGTGCGGGTCGCCGAATACACGTTCCGTGCTCAGGTCGCCACCCATTGGCGCCAGTCGAGCATGTTCATCCTCGGCGACGCCGCGCATCTGACACCGCCATTCATCGGACAAGGACTCTGCGCCGGCCTTCGTGATGCGGTGAATCTAGCGTGGAAACTAGCCGGCGTGATCAACGGCTGGCTACCCGAGTCGGTGCTCGACAGCTATGAGGCCGAGAGAAAGCCGCACGCGCGCAACCTGATTCGATTCGCCCTCGCTGTCGGCGCGGCGATGACGGCAGGAGGGCGTGCTGGTGACCTGCTGCGCCGCCTCGTGGTGCCCCGGTTGCATGTGATACCCGGTGTGCGCGAAAAGATCGTGGACAGTGCGACCCCGGCGTTGCGCGGCAGCGAGCTGGTGATCCGATCGCTGCGGCTCCGGCAGCTGGCCGGAACGCTGTGTCCGAATCCGCTCATGCTTGACGGCAAGCGATTCGACGAGTTCGTGGGGCAGCGATTCGCGGTGGTGACCGCAGTGCCACTCAACCGTTCTCAACGCGATGACGTGGATCGCGCAGGCGCGGTGGTGATTACGGCGCCTCCTGGGACGACATTGGCGCAGTGGCTGCAGAGTGGGCGGTCCAGCGCCGCTGCCGTGAGACCCGACCGAACTGTCCTGACGGCAGGCCGAACCCTGTCCGAAGTGCTCGACGCGGTACCGGTCTTCGCCCCGCGTTAG
- a CDS encoding ABC transporter substrate-binding protein: MHSEWSRRGFLGLAATTGLAVASAATASAAPDGVTVTHAFGSTHVAAPPRRVVSAGFTEQDDLLSLGVVPVATTEWFGNQPHAVWPWAQPRLGGAQPTILSLANGIQIDRIAALRPDLIVATNAGVDAKSYERLSAIAPTIPQSGAVPFFEPWKQQSTAIAQAVFRPEAMKSQIDAIDTAFANIARTFPQFQGKSIASLQGSTRWQDSAFASRAGWKTEWLSQMGFVIPAALDAFGRPGDDRAYIPVDQVEAALGGVDVLLWRTESEADIAALQAVPAIAAFGNRNVFTTREQSAAIAFTSPLSFPVVADQLPPLLAGAVS, translated from the coding sequence GTGCACTCGGAGTGGAGTAGGCGGGGTTTTCTCGGACTGGCTGCCACGACCGGGCTCGCAGTCGCCTCCGCGGCAACCGCATCAGCGGCACCCGACGGAGTCACCGTCACTCACGCTTTCGGCAGCACGCACGTCGCGGCACCACCGCGACGCGTCGTCAGCGCCGGCTTCACCGAGCAGGACGATCTGCTCTCACTCGGTGTCGTCCCGGTGGCGACCACCGAATGGTTCGGCAATCAACCCCATGCGGTCTGGCCGTGGGCGCAGCCGCGACTCGGTGGAGCGCAACCGACGATTCTGAGCCTGGCCAACGGCATTCAGATCGACCGGATCGCCGCCCTGCGCCCCGATCTCATCGTGGCCACCAACGCCGGTGTCGACGCCAAGTCCTACGAACGCCTGTCGGCGATCGCCCCGACCATTCCGCAGTCCGGCGCGGTGCCGTTCTTCGAACCGTGGAAGCAACAGTCGACCGCGATCGCCCAGGCGGTCTTCCGGCCCGAGGCGATGAAGTCTCAGATCGACGCAATCGACACCGCTTTCGCCAATATCGCCAGAACGTTTCCGCAGTTTCAGGGCAAGTCGATCGCCTCCCTGCAGGGCTCGACGCGCTGGCAAGACAGCGCCTTCGCGTCGCGAGCCGGCTGGAAAACCGAATGGCTCTCCCAGATGGGCTTCGTCATTCCCGCCGCGCTGGACGCATTCGGCCGCCCCGGCGATGATCGCGCCTATATTCCGGTCGACCAGGTCGAGGCGGCGCTCGGCGGTGTCGACGTGTTGCTGTGGCGCACCGAGAGCGAGGCGGATATCGCTGCGCTACAAGCCGTTCCTGCCATCGCTGCGTTCGGCAACCGCAATGTCTTCACCACCCGGGAGCAGTCCGCCGCCATCGCGTTCACCTCGCCGCTGTCCTTCCCGGTGGTGGCCGATCAGTTACCGCCGCTGCTGGCCGGGGCCGTGAGCTAA
- a CDS encoding MFS transporter, with amino-acid sequence MKQWGSRWILSAVSIALFCVQIDYFAVNLALPRIAADLHTTTTDLQWVISVYMLTLGAFMVPAGRIGDIFGRRRALLAGVALFGVASVCCALASSAAVLIAARAAQGIGAALIFPVSVSVLTNAYSSEKASRAIGLAYGIAGLGNAAGPVAGGILTDTLGWRAVFWLLVPFALVSLILGALAIPESFDPTVPRRLDVAGLALIITGVGLFTLTVDRAPSWGWTSATTIGAAIASVALLGVFAVVERHIRWPLLDLSLLSNGRFVVLVAAGTVANVAYAVTVFLSTLNLQQVRGLTPLAAGLMFLGPSAGAALGGVISGRLATRHAPAAVMGVGCAAAAVALAVLAAATNPTVYVVALTACGFTMGLVYAFTTVATQTVVAPQRAGEAAGVTLTFLVTIAGVGVAVAGTLLEVLQRNGFNSGGGISTILAIIAAPLLLVGLAVLLRSRHDQPAS; translated from the coding sequence GTGAAACAATGGGGCTCCCGCTGGATATTGTCCGCGGTGTCGATTGCCCTGTTCTGCGTCCAGATCGACTATTTCGCTGTCAACCTGGCGCTGCCGAGGATCGCCGCCGACCTGCACACGACCACGACCGACCTGCAATGGGTGATCAGCGTGTACATGCTCACGCTGGGGGCATTCATGGTGCCCGCCGGGCGCATTGGCGACATCTTCGGTCGGCGCCGCGCGCTGCTGGCCGGTGTCGCCCTGTTCGGGGTCGCGTCGGTCTGTTGCGCGCTGGCGTCCAGTGCTGCGGTACTGATCGCCGCCCGCGCCGCGCAGGGAATCGGTGCGGCCTTGATCTTTCCGGTCTCCGTCAGTGTTCTGACGAATGCATACTCGTCCGAAAAGGCCAGTCGCGCAATTGGTCTGGCCTACGGAATCGCGGGTCTGGGGAATGCGGCCGGTCCGGTCGCCGGTGGAATTCTGACCGACACCCTGGGTTGGCGAGCGGTGTTCTGGCTGCTGGTCCCGTTCGCTCTCGTGTCGTTGATCCTTGGTGCCCTGGCGATTCCGGAGTCGTTCGACCCCACCGTTCCGCGCCGGCTGGATGTGGCGGGTCTCGCGCTAATCATCACCGGGGTGGGCCTTTTCACGCTGACCGTCGATCGTGCGCCTTCCTGGGGATGGACATCGGCGACCACGATCGGTGCCGCGATCGCATCGGTGGCGTTACTCGGCGTCTTCGCGGTCGTCGAACGCCACATTCGTTGGCCGCTGTTGGATCTTTCGCTGCTGAGCAACGGGAGGTTCGTGGTCTTGGTGGCCGCGGGCACTGTGGCCAACGTCGCCTACGCGGTGACGGTCTTCCTGTCGACACTCAATCTCCAGCAGGTGCGCGGACTCACGCCGCTCGCGGCCGGCCTCATGTTCCTCGGCCCGTCGGCCGGTGCGGCCTTGGGCGGCGTGATCTCGGGTCGCCTCGCGACACGTCATGCGCCGGCCGCGGTGATGGGCGTCGGATGCGCGGCCGCGGCGGTGGCGTTGGCGGTGCTGGCGGCCGCGACCAACCCGACGGTGTACGTCGTGGCGCTGACCGCGTGCGGCTTCACGATGGGATTGGTCTATGCCTTCACGACGGTCGCGACGCAGACCGTGGTGGCGCCGCAACGCGCCGGCGAGGCCGCCGGGGTGACGCTGACATTTCTGGTCACCATCGCCGGCGTCGGGGTAGCGGTGGCCGGTACGTTATTGGAAGTGTTGCAGCGCAACGGTTTCAATAGTGGCGGCGGGATCAGCACGATACTGGCGATCATCGCGGCACCGCTACTGCTGGTGGGCCTCGCCGTCCTGTTGCGGTCGCGGCACGATCAGCCCGCTAGTTGA
- a CDS encoding M15 family metallopeptidase, with translation MRILPCLLTVLTAFATATGAAAPAGAVPGADVAPVSPQAAAAGFVDVRTVVPDAVIDLRYATPRNFVGVPLYPAGARCLVHDSMAPGLAKAAESLRAQGDVLVFWDCYRPHDVQVRMFQAVPNPAWVAKPGPYARSHEAGRSVDVTIAAYGQLVDMGTDFDDFSARAQAYATDGVSAAAQANRARLRTAMADGGLAVYSGEWWHFDGPGAGVQRPILDVPVN, from the coding sequence GTGAGAATCCTCCCCTGCCTACTGACCGTCTTGACGGCCTTCGCGACCGCCACGGGGGCGGCGGCACCGGCCGGTGCGGTTCCCGGCGCCGATGTCGCGCCGGTCAGTCCGCAGGCCGCCGCGGCCGGGTTCGTGGACGTGCGAACCGTCGTCCCCGACGCTGTCATCGACTTGCGCTACGCGACGCCGCGCAACTTCGTCGGCGTGCCTTTGTATCCGGCCGGCGCACGCTGTCTGGTTCACGATTCGATGGCGCCGGGGCTGGCGAAGGCCGCCGAATCTCTTCGGGCCCAGGGTGATGTCTTGGTGTTCTGGGACTGCTACCGCCCACACGATGTCCAGGTCCGGATGTTCCAGGCGGTGCCCAATCCGGCCTGGGTGGCCAAGCCCGGCCCGTACGCGCGCAGCCACGAGGCAGGACGATCCGTCGACGTGACAATCGCCGCGTACGGCCAACTGGTCGATATGGGCACCGATTTCGATGACTTCTCCGCCCGCGCACAGGCCTACGCCACCGACGGGGTCAGCGCCGCAGCGCAGGCCAACCGCGCTCGTCTGCGCACCGCGATGGCCGACGGTGGCCTCGCGGTCTACTCCGGCGAGTGGTGGCACTTCGATGGCCCCGGGGCCGGGGTCCAGCGGCCGATTCTCGACGTGCCGGTCAACTAG
- a CDS encoding PAS and ANTAR domain-containing protein, with the protein MVADEDPATGSDDGYDLVGVSPHQVGQFRFYFDDERWEWSDAVQIMHGYEPGTVSPTTELVLSHKHPDDYQQVANTLDDVRRHHKAFSTRHRIVDTTGRIHHVIVVADKLQDASGEVIGTEGFYVDVTPGEDRKQKQFSEAIAEIAENRATIEQAKGMLMVVYGIDSEAAFDLLRWRSQEANIKLRLLADQVVADFVALSQAEVSPPRAAYDNLLLTADRRIGSPQQTQSS; encoded by the coding sequence ATGGTGGCGGACGAGGATCCGGCAACGGGGAGCGACGACGGCTATGACCTGGTCGGCGTAAGTCCGCACCAGGTGGGGCAATTCCGGTTTTACTTCGACGACGAGCGCTGGGAATGGTCGGACGCGGTGCAGATCATGCACGGGTACGAGCCCGGCACGGTCTCCCCGACCACCGAGCTGGTCCTGTCGCACAAGCATCCGGACGACTACCAACAGGTCGCGAACACCCTCGACGACGTGCGCCGGCACCACAAGGCCTTCAGCACCCGGCACCGGATCGTCGACACCACCGGCCGGATCCATCACGTGATCGTGGTGGCAGACAAGCTGCAGGACGCCAGCGGCGAGGTCATCGGTACCGAGGGCTTCTACGTCGACGTCACGCCAGGTGAAGATCGCAAGCAGAAGCAGTTCAGCGAGGCCATCGCCGAGATCGCCGAGAACCGCGCGACCATCGAGCAGGCCAAGGGCATGCTGATGGTTGTGTACGGCATCGACTCGGAGGCGGCATTCGACCTGCTGCGCTGGCGTTCCCAGGAGGCCAACATCAAACTGCGGCTACTGGCCGACCAGGTGGTCGCCGATTTCGTCGCCCTGTCCCAGGCCGAGGTGTCGCCACCGCGCGCGGCATACGACAACTTGCTGCTCACCGCTGACCGGCGGATCGGGAGTCCGCAGCAGACGCAGTCGTCCTGA
- a CDS encoding SulP family inorganic anion transporter: MSTTAPPTWLAPGIRPYRASWLKADILAGLSTGAVVIPLAMAYATVANMPVQIGLYTCMVPVVVYAFIGGSRVASVTTSSTVSTLTASTMLAGGVLIGSDDQRGDLITLTLLVGLFLLLARVFRLGMLVDNISDMTLVGIKIAVGLTVMAAQLPKLLGVPPHPRTTGFFRVAWAALTDIPNASVVTVAVSVVCLVVLLALTKFAPRVPGPLLAIVLGIAVSAMVALPVYGVALIPTVPSGLPLPDVPRLDRHIVLLIPGALAIAVMAFLETIAVARTSRHAAEPSTEPDRELLALGMASVAGAFFHSLPPAGGFAQTSVNMRSGARSQISGLVLVVLAVVVALLVAPILSLLPQAVLGAVVVVAVTRLVDIGALRRLYRLNPRECFGAIGVALIGLAFGLIPAVAVAVAATLLLVLHVVNAPHVVQVVRQDNCAWAERPENAELVPADPLVLRCLIPLYAANVRPNVTTIRSAALASPTPPATVVLDLVRQTVLESTVLHILVELDRELSEAGVRLMITAVPERTLRTLRRAEWWRDVESNGRYQTDLDAAVEAVGRR; this comes from the coding sequence GTGTCCACCACAGCGCCACCCACCTGGCTGGCCCCGGGTATCCGGCCGTACCGCGCGAGCTGGTTGAAGGCCGACATCCTGGCCGGGCTCAGCACCGGCGCGGTGGTCATCCCCCTGGCGATGGCGTACGCGACCGTCGCGAACATGCCCGTCCAGATCGGCTTGTACACCTGCATGGTTCCGGTGGTGGTGTATGCCTTCATCGGTGGCTCGCGGGTCGCCAGTGTCACCACATCGTCGACGGTGTCGACGCTGACGGCCTCGACGATGCTCGCCGGCGGTGTACTGATCGGCAGCGACGACCAGCGCGGCGATCTGATCACCCTGACCCTGTTGGTCGGGCTATTCCTGTTGCTGGCCAGAGTCTTTCGTCTCGGCATGCTGGTCGACAACATCAGCGACATGACCTTGGTCGGCATCAAGATCGCCGTCGGGCTCACGGTGATGGCAGCGCAGCTACCCAAATTGCTGGGTGTACCTCCCCATCCGCGTACGACCGGGTTCTTCAGGGTGGCATGGGCGGCGTTGACCGACATCCCGAACGCCAGCGTGGTGACCGTGGCTGTGTCCGTGGTCTGCCTGGTGGTGCTGCTGGCGCTGACCAAGTTCGCCCCGCGGGTTCCCGGGCCGCTCCTGGCGATCGTGCTCGGGATCGCGGTGAGTGCGATGGTCGCGCTGCCGGTATACGGCGTCGCGCTCATCCCGACGGTGCCGTCGGGGCTGCCGCTGCCCGACGTTCCCCGGCTCGATCGCCACATCGTGCTGCTCATTCCGGGCGCGCTCGCGATCGCGGTGATGGCGTTTCTCGAGACGATCGCGGTGGCGCGCACCTCGCGGCACGCCGCCGAGCCCTCGACCGAGCCCGACCGTGAATTGCTCGCACTCGGCATGGCCTCGGTGGCGGGCGCGTTCTTCCATTCGCTGCCGCCGGCCGGTGGCTTCGCTCAGACCTCGGTGAACATGCGCTCGGGCGCGCGCAGCCAGATCAGTGGTCTGGTGTTGGTAGTGCTGGCCGTGGTCGTCGCACTGTTGGTGGCGCCGATCCTGAGCCTGCTTCCGCAGGCGGTCCTTGGCGCCGTCGTGGTCGTCGCGGTCACCCGGCTGGTCGATATCGGCGCACTGCGACGGCTCTACCGCCTGAATCCGCGGGAATGTTTCGGCGCCATCGGCGTCGCGCTGATCGGACTCGCCTTCGGCCTCATTCCCGCAGTGGCGGTCGCGGTGGCCGCCACCCTGCTGCTGGTTCTGCACGTCGTCAACGCCCCGCACGTTGTTCAGGTCGTCCGTCAGGACAACTGCGCGTGGGCCGAGCGGCCGGAGAACGCCGAACTGGTTCCCGCCGATCCCCTGGTGCTGCGCTGCCTTATCCCGCTCTATGCCGCCAACGTGCGTCCCAACGTCACCACGATTCGCAGCGCCGCGCTGGCGTCGCCGACACCGCCGGCGACCGTTGTCCTCGACCTGGTACGGCAGACGGTGCTCGAGTCGACGGTGCTGCACATTCTGGTCGAACTCGACCGCGAACTGTCCGAGGCGGGCGTCCGGTTGATGATCACCGCCGTGCCCGAGCGGACCTTGCGAACGCTTCGACGCGCCGAGTGGTGGCGCGACGTCGAAAGCAACGGCCGGTATCAAACCGACCTCGACGCGGCGGTCGAAGCAGTCGGGCGTCGCTAA
- a CDS encoding SOUL family heme-binding protein, protein MLKTIAGAAVQIAEGVGNIVGIRAGTEEPAFTVERKIGGVEIRRYGPRIAAETTIDADEEAARNQGFRVLARYIFGGNSGSTKIAMTAPVAQQSSEKIAMTAPVATQRTPSGEWVIRFFMPSKYTLETLPTPNDSRVRLVTVPGETVAVLRFNGSIGPEAVNARTSELLKALYRNEIETTGEPLAWFYDPPWTLPCRRRNEVVVGVAEDT, encoded by the coding sequence GTGTTGAAAACGATTGCCGGAGCGGCGGTGCAGATCGCCGAGGGCGTGGGCAACATTGTGGGCATCCGAGCGGGCACCGAGGAGCCGGCGTTCACCGTCGAACGCAAGATCGGCGGAGTCGAGATTCGCCGGTATGGACCCCGCATCGCCGCCGAGACGACCATCGACGCCGACGAGGAAGCGGCCCGCAACCAGGGATTCCGAGTACTGGCCCGCTACATCTTCGGCGGCAACTCCGGCAGCACGAAGATCGCGATGACGGCTCCGGTGGCCCAGCAGTCCAGCGAGAAGATCGCGATGACCGCACCCGTGGCGACCCAGCGCACGCCGTCAGGGGAATGGGTCATCCGCTTCTTCATGCCCTCGAAGTACACCCTCGAGACGTTGCCCACCCCGAACGACAGCCGGGTGCGCCTCGTGACGGTTCCCGGCGAGACGGTTGCCGTGCTGCGATTCAACGGGAGCATCGGCCCGGAAGCGGTGAACGCGCGTACCAGTGAGCTCCTGAAAGCCCTGTACCGCAATGAGATCGAGACGACCGGCGAACCGCTGGCGTGGTTCTACGATCCGCCGTGGACACTGCCCTGCCGGCGCCGCAACGAAGTCGTCGTGGGCGTCGCCGAGGACACATAA
- a CDS encoding SDR family oxidoreductase — protein sequence MTRVSVITGGAGGMGLATAKIVGQGHALVLCDVRQDRLDAAADALAGLGVTATMVNCDVTDRDAVTRLFETAAGIGPIASVIHTAGVSPSMGDADYVMTTNAIGTLNVNEVFFAAAGEGSAIVNVASMASHMLPDELVPAQHFDLAFTDEPRFLAEMLAACDIAGEEMRSGLAYSVSKTFVRWYSSAQAERFNGRGLRIVSVSPGSVDTEMGLLEAEAGAGAMVANAAVPRWGKAEEMAELFAFCASDRATYLTGTDILNDGGVIASMRERARVAAQND from the coding sequence ATGACTCGGGTTTCGGTGATCACCGGCGGTGCGGGCGGAATGGGGTTGGCGACGGCCAAGATCGTCGGGCAGGGCCACGCGCTGGTGCTCTGCGATGTCAGGCAGGACCGGCTCGACGCGGCAGCCGACGCCCTGGCCGGCCTGGGCGTCACAGCCACGATGGTCAACTGCGACGTCACCGACCGGGATGCGGTCACACGACTTTTCGAGACGGCCGCCGGCATCGGGCCGATCGCCTCGGTGATCCACACCGCGGGCGTCAGCCCGAGCATGGGTGATGCCGACTACGTCATGACCACCAACGCGATCGGGACCCTCAACGTCAACGAGGTGTTCTTCGCCGCGGCGGGTGAGGGCTCGGCGATCGTGAATGTCGCCTCGATGGCGTCGCACATGCTGCCCGACGAACTGGTCCCGGCTCAGCATTTCGACCTTGCCTTCACCGACGAACCCCGGTTCCTGGCGGAGATGCTGGCGGCGTGCGACATCGCGGGGGAGGAGATGCGCTCCGGGTTGGCCTACAGCGTGAGCAAGACCTTCGTCCGGTGGTACAGCTCCGCACAGGCCGAACGGTTCAACGGCCGCGGTCTGCGCATCGTCTCGGTGTCACCCGGATCGGTGGACACCGAGATGGGACTTCTGGAAGCGGAAGCCGGCGCCGGTGCGATGGTCGCCAATGCGGCGGTGCCCCGATGGGGCAAGGCTGAGGAGATGGCCGAGCTGTTCGCCTTCTGCGCCAGTGACCGGGCCACCTACCTGACCGGAACCGACATCCTCAATGACGGAGGCGTGATCGCCTCGATGCGGGAGCGCGCCCGGGTGGCTGCCCAGAACGACTAG
- a CDS encoding acyl-CoA dehydrogenase family protein: MDFNLNKEQELLRDGLGKFLATRYDLEKSRTAAKIGPGWQPEIWRGLADELGILGAAFPESVGGIGGGPVEIMVIAEELGRALAIEPFIDTVVVAGGLLQRSDHPGAAVLLERIAEGSAIVALASTEPDTGGHAVSTKAVRAGDEWVITGEKIVVTAAPLATHLLIVARTSGEPDAAQGVSLFLTEFDPTAPPPGLEVHSYRTIDDRRGADLTFDGLRLPADALLAEDASASLAKARDEGAAAVCAEAVGGMRKVLADTVEYCKQRQQFGQPIGTFQVLQHRMVDMYMELEQSVAAVYLAVLNLEAEPQVRARAVSAAKATIGRAARFIGQNAVQLHGGMGMTEELAIGHYFKRLTALQYEFGSTDEHRTRYAKLTRP, translated from the coding sequence ATGGACTTCAACCTGAACAAAGAACAAGAGCTCCTGCGCGACGGCCTGGGCAAGTTCCTGGCCACCCGCTATGACCTCGAAAAGAGCCGTACCGCGGCCAAGATCGGACCGGGCTGGCAGCCCGAGATCTGGCGCGGCCTGGCCGACGAGCTCGGCATCCTCGGTGCCGCCTTCCCGGAGTCGGTCGGCGGGATCGGCGGAGGCCCGGTCGAAATCATGGTGATCGCCGAGGAACTCGGCCGCGCCCTGGCGATCGAACCGTTCATCGACACCGTCGTGGTGGCGGGCGGTCTGCTGCAGCGGAGCGACCATCCGGGTGCCGCCGTGCTGTTGGAGCGCATCGCCGAGGGCAGCGCCATCGTCGCCCTGGCCAGTACCGAGCCGGACACCGGTGGTCACGCGGTGTCGACAAAGGCGGTACGCGCCGGTGACGAGTGGGTGATCACCGGCGAGAAGATCGTCGTCACCGCCGCACCGTTGGCCACCCACCTGCTCATCGTCGCCCGGACGTCAGGTGAACCCGATGCCGCGCAGGGTGTTTCGCTGTTCCTCACCGAGTTCGACCCCACCGCACCACCGCCGGGTCTGGAGGTCCACAGCTATCGCACCATCGACGACCGGCGCGGCGCCGACCTGACCTTCGACGGCCTACGCCTGCCCGCCGACGCGCTGCTGGCCGAGGACGCGTCCGCGTCGCTGGCCAAGGCTCGCGACGAAGGCGCGGCCGCGGTGTGCGCCGAGGCGGTCGGCGGCATGCGAAAGGTGTTGGCCGACACCGTCGAATACTGCAAGCAACGACAGCAGTTCGGTCAGCCGATCGGCACCTTCCAGGTTCTGCAGCATCGCATGGTCGACATGTACATGGAACTCGAGCAGTCCGTTGCCGCGGTCTATCTCGCGGTGTTGAATCTCGAAGCCGAGCCGCAGGTTCGGGCTCGCGCGGTCTCGGCGGCCAAAGCGACCATCGGTCGCGCTGCCCGGTTCATCGGCCAGAACGCCGTCCAGCTCCATGGCGGTATGGGCATGACCGAGGAGCTGGCGATCGGGCACTACTTCAAGCGGCTCACCGCGCTGCAGTACGAGTTCGGATCCACCGATGAGCACCGCACCCGGTACGCCAAACTGACTCGCCCCTAG